A region of the Vanrija pseudolonga chromosome 2, complete sequence genome:
ACCGGCATCTGCGGGTAAGTGACGGCGGTTACTCAGCGAATGTCGTGCGCTGACCTTGACAGCTCGGACATTCACTTCTGGAAGCACGGCGGGATCGGCGACAGCATTCTGCACGACGAGTGCGGAGCGGGGCACGAGTCTGCCGGGGAGATCGTCGCCCTCGGTGAGGGGGTCGAGGGCTGGAAGGTCGGTGACCGCGTCGCCATTGAAGCTGGTATTCCGTGCGGCCTCGCGAGCTGTCGCTTCTGCCTCGAGGGGCGTTACAACCAGTGTAAGCGTGTTGTCAGAGGGCTGCGCTCACCACAGGCCGGAACATGGTGTtccactcgtcgccgcctttCCACGGAACGTTGACGCGTTTCCTTGCGCACCCGGCGGCCTGGATTCACAAGCTGCCCGACAGCGTGAGCTTCGAAGAGGGGAGCATGGTCGAGCCGTTGagcgtggcgctggcgggcctcgacgccgtgaACGTAAAGATTGGTGACCCTGTCTTGATCTGGTATGTCGTCGCCGGCTTGGAGGAGACTGACAGTCAGTGGTGCCGGACCCATCGGCCTCATGAGCCTGCTCTCTGCTCACGCGGCGGGCTGCTACCCTATCATCATCACCGACCTCGTTGAGGGGCGGCTCGAGTTTGCAAAGAAGCTCGTGCCGACGGTGCGGCCGTTCCTGatcgagcgcggcgccgagccgagggcgACTGCCGAGAAGATCCAGGAGctggcgcgcacgccgctcaaGATCGCGCTCGAGTGCACTGGTTTCGAGAGCAGCATCACAACTGCCATCTATGTGAGTTAGCGGTGTTCTAGGGTGTTGCTTACCGTcaagtcgctcgactcgaACGGCAAGGTCTGCGTGATCGGGGTAGGAGCGTCTGAACAGAAGGTGGGTGGCAACATGACGAACCCAGCTGACGGCAGTACCCGTTCGTGTGGTGCTCGTGGCGCGAGATCCAGCTCAACTTCTTGTTCCGATACAAGCATCAGGTGGGTTTTGTGTGTTGTGGAGAGAGTGGACCTGACGACGACAGTACCCCAAGGCGCTGCGGCTGATCGAGGGCGGCCTGATCGACGTCAAGCCGCTCGTGTCGCACCGCTTTGCACTTGAAAAGGCTGTCGACGCGTTCCACGCTGCTGCCAAcccggccgagcgcgccatcAAGGTGCAGATTCTTGACGTTTAGAGTGGTGGTAGATGGAATAATGGACAATGTGGGGATtggagggaaggcgaggaagacaagTGTCGCCACTCTACGCCCGGCGCGACTGACTTTCTCCACTTTTGGCCCCACTCACCTCATCCTCATTCTTCCTtctctctcactctcactcACCTTCCCTCACACCACCTGTACTGTTGTATCCTATTTCCTTTCCCCCGCCCATTGTATCAGTATCCTGTGCTGAACCTCCTCCCTCACTGTATCCCCCACGCATTCACCCTCGCATTCTCACCTCTCGGCACCCACCGACATGAGCCATCCCCACGGGCTCTACCCAGAGCAGCAAGGTCGCGGTAGGTCGAGTCTCTCGGTTTGCCACTGACTGTCGTCCCAGGCCCCATACCAGACAACCGCGGGAGGAAGAGCATCAAGTGCTTAAACTgccaggcgcgccgcgctgtaTGTTGGCCGCCATTGTCTCTAACAAAGCTGACCTCCCAGAAATGCTCCTCCGACCGGCCAGCCTGCATACAGTGCCTCAACCGCGGCGAGGTGTGCTACTACAACGGCGAGGCAGCGGTCGAGACCGACCAACTGCGCAACTTACGCTCGCGAGTCGCCGTCTTAagcgacaaggacaaggccaagtaccagaagcgcaaggccaaaGTCGCCACCGAGGAAAGCGAGGAAGACGGTCCTTCCATCCGCAAGGTGCGCTCTACGCCTACGCTGGGCCACGAGCGTTCTCACTCTCTGGTACCACCAGTCCCTCCCCTTCCTTACTTCACTCGCTCGATGAGCAAGTCGCCAATACCGGTGATGGAGCCCATGACCCCTGTCATGATGCCCAGCGTGTTCGAGACGCCCCACAACGGTCGCAGCCCCTCCGACTTCCTCCACCCCACTGAGGCGTACGGTTCGGTCCCTCCCACACCCAGCAACTTCGGGGTTTCTACTACCAGCGCCATCCAGGCGCCCGTTCCGAGACGTGCCTCCACTGCACCACAGGCGTTCAGCTTTGTCAACTACACCGAGGAAGACGCGGACGAGCTGATGGAGGCCGTGGCACCTTCGGGTGGACGCGGTAGTAGCTCTCCCCAGAAGAACACGCCGCAGACGTCACGGCAGCGCAAGCCGCCGACCCTCGTgagctcggacgacgagttcgAGCCTGCGCCGACACCGAagccgcgagctcgtcagCAGTCGATTCCTGCCCGCAAGTCGTCACTCAAGACCGTCAAGAGCATGGGCAACctgcctcgcccgcccagcgcacTGCTCTTACCCATTGCCACCGACCTTGTGCCGAGGGCCATGTCTCCCGCTCAGACCCCGGTGTCTGCCATGGTTGCGtccaccaccgcggcccCATTTGTCGAGCACGCTTCCCGCACTGTTAGGCGGTACGCCAGTGCCAACTTTTCTCCCTCGCTGTCGACTGTGCCCGACGTGCCAGACCAACTCATCGACCCCCAGCTTCGGATCGGCCCGATGCCAGACTTCCATCCGACCGCCCAGCCATACAAGTGGGGCGACGTCCCAcacagcgccgcgccaggcTATTTCAGCGCGGCACCGCCTCCTGTCGCGTCACAGGCCTACACCTTCACGAGGCCTGGCAGTCCTAGCCTCTACGTCCGCATCCCCCAGCCGTCAACCGACGTCTCGACCACCATCCGTCCGGGAGCCGCGGGCGGCAACTCTCCTCATGGCGGCTTTCCTCCTCTCCCACCTCTCCCAACCGCTACCCTATGGGCAGGGGCTTTGCCCTCTCCCAACCCTTCTCTCCCCAGCCCCGTCACTCAAACTGTTCGCCTCAGTGACGCTGTCAAGCTGGATGTGGCCAACGACCCGTATCTGTTAGTCACCACGCCCGTCCGCTCGCCATCACCCGCATTCTCCTCAGGCAGCCGCCAGTCCAACCGCAAGGCGTCTGATCCACTCCTTGACGAACTCCTCAACTGGCACCCTTCGCCACCGCCCACTGCCGCAAGCGCGATCAACAGTGCCCCGCCGACCCCGTACCTCTCTGTCCCTGGCATGAGCGGATACTTCATGTGGGTCCCAGAGCCTGGCCAGCCGACTGGGGTCCTGCCTCTCCCTGGGGCGGTGAGCGAGTCTGGCGTTCCGCAGGATGGCCTGGTGGTGCAAGAGTAAGCAGAGACAATGATAGAATTCCGCATGTTCCGCACGTCCCACGTCCAAAATATGTCCATGTCCGCACCCAACTGTATGCATGAAAGTGACCTGTGATATCATCACCGGTGATAAAGTCGAGATCTGGGACCCAGGCACCGAGTGGCACACGTCGTCGATTTGGCCGTGGCGGTCGTCTGTCTGGCCACGACAAGGGCTCGCTCTCGCCTCACCGCTGCAATGGCTAGAGCATGGTGTATCGATCCGGATGCCGGCATCCAGGCCCAAGCTCAAGTCTGGAAAGTGTGTCCATGTGCAGGATCGCCGTGCGTACTTCACGGAGGCAACTGGGGCCAATAGTAACCAGTAACTGAAATACAAGTCGCGTGATGGTaagcagcaacagcagtaGGCGTTCGACTCCTTCATGCCGATCAGTAGTAGCCAGGCCTCCTTTTccgccagcccagccgtCACTGGCCAGTAATggcccttggcctcggcagcacAGCAGCGCCGTACTCGTGCCATCCAGAGCATGAAACATTACTATCTAGACTGGCCTAGGGCCAACTTTTCTAGTGGCGAACAACGACGTCACCGGCATGCAGCCTCATAAGCGACGCAATCGTCGGACGTGCCGTCTCCCCTCCCCAGGCGTCTGTCTCCTCTTTATATCAATCGCCATGGCCTCCAATATGGAGACCAAGGACAAGGCGAACCCATTCAGCGACAGGTTCGCTACCCCGCCGCTCGAGACACAGAACcccaacgtcgtcgtcgccaccgacGCCCCGCCAAGCTACTtcaacgcgccgccgcccgtcgaccGCCGCGTCTCTGCCCTCGCGCAGGGCCAAGAACCCAACTACTTCAACCGCCCGACCAACAACCGGCGCGTATCAGCcctcacgcccgccgccgtacccGACGACCCGTTCTCCACCCCGCCCATCCGTATCCCCGAGGCGCCGCCCGACCCGCGCGGACCGTGCGTGCTCTCTCCCCCGCCGCGAAGGAGCATCGAGTTCGACCCCGCCCGCGACCCCCACCTAGAGTTTGAGCCCGACAAGGATTACGCATACAAGCCGCAGCAGCGTGTGTTTGGTGCCGGAGACCCCAAGGTAGACAAGGGCATCAACACCGACTACGATACCAACCTCAAGCCCGAGTACAACGCGTACTACAACTCTGTGAGGCCCCATCCCAACCcgtacgacgacgtgccgacAGCCGAGGCCGCCCAGCGCCTGAGCATCGCCAACGAGGAGAACACGCGCAACGACGATccccccccgccgctgcccctcCGCCCGTGCCCTGAGAACCACCCGTCACGCAAGCAGAGTATCGTGAAGAAGCACAAGGAGCAG
Encoded here:
- the SPAC2E11.17_1 gene encoding uncharacterized protein produces the protein MLVSEQEVELDLAPRAPHERVLPSAGFVMLPPTFCSDAPTPITQTLPFESSDLTMAVVMLLSKPVHSSAILSGVRASSWIFSAVALGSAPRSIRNGRTVGTSFFANSSRPSTRSPATTYQIKTGSPIFTFTASRPASATLNGSTMLPSSKLTLSGSL
- the ZK632.10_0 gene encoding UPF0057 membrane protein, whose amino-acid sequence is MASNMETKDKANPFSDRFATPPLETQNPNVVVATDAPPSYFNAPPPVDRRVSALAQGQEPNYFNRPTNNRRVSALTPAAVPDDPFSTPPIRIPEAPPDPRGPCVLSPPPRRSIEFDPARDPHLEFEPDKDYAYKPQQRVFGAGDPKVDKGINTDYDTNLKPEYNAYYNSVRPHPNPYDDVPTAEAAQRLSIANEENTRNDDPPPPLPLRPCPENHPSRKQSIVKKHKEQLKSRHEKIKEKLKGNKENHTKEKMDNRDYEESGGRRTPRGGVWQKERRDWRTGEPIDDDSIYRHDLHDAGYQDGQPRRRRGSQSQAGCTDCALYFIALFVPPIPVFMKMGWGCEVIINIVLWICGWVLGVVHAWYIIHTNPGTVV